In one Drosophila ananassae strain 14024-0371.13 chromosome 4 unlocalized genomic scaffold, ASM1763931v2 tig00000066, whole genome shotgun sequence genomic region, the following are encoded:
- the LOC123257796 gene encoding succinate dehydrogenase iron-sulfur subunit-like — MVQFSLPKNSKINQKGKIYPIPARAKNIRRFQIYRWSADDEKNPRIDTFFIDMDSCGPMVLDALIKIKDEIDSTLTFRRSCREGICGSCAMNIDGTNTLACTRSIHDIKGDVKIYPLPHMYVIKDLVSDLSQFYEQYKSIKPWLQADKPALPNKEYSQSSEDRKKLDGLSDCILCACCSTGCPSYWWNSDKFLGPAILLQAYRWIADSRDNKTGERLDVLNDPFKLYRCHAIMNCTKTCPKGLNPARAIAKVKQLMVEREGV; from the coding sequence ATGGTTCAGTTTTCTTTGCCAAAGAATTctaaaattaatcaaaaggGCAAAATTTATCCTATTCCTGCTAGAGCAAAAAACATCAGAAGATTTCAAATTTACCGTTGGTCTGCTGATGACGAGAAAAACCCTAGAATAGACACATTTTTTATTGATATGGATAGTTGTGGCCCTATGGTACTTGAtgcattaataaaaataaaggatgAAATAGATTCGACTTTAACTTTCAGACGTTCTTGTAGAGAAGGCATATGTGGATCTTGTGCCATGAATATTGACGGAACCAATACTCTTGCATGTACTAGATCTATACATGATATAAAAGGTGACGTAAAAATATATCCATTACCTCACATGTATGTAATAAAGGACCTAGTCTCGGATTTGAGCCAATTTTATGAGCAATACAAATCAATTAAACCTTGGTTACAAGCAGATAAGCCTGCCCTACCAAATAAAGAATACTCTCAATCTTCTGAAGatagaaaaaaattagatGGCTTGTCCGACTGTATATTATGTGCTTGCTGTTCGACTGGTTGCCCAAGCTACTGGTGGAATAGTGATAAATTTTTAGGACCAGCAATACTATTACAAGCTTACAGATGGATTGCTGACAGCCGTGATAATAAGACAGGTGAAAGACTTGATGTTTTAAACGACCCATTCAAGTTGTATCGTTGTCATGCAATAATGAATTGCACAAAAACTTGTCCTAAAGGACTTAATCCAGCAAGAGCAATAGCGAAAGTAAAACAGCTCATGGTAGAGAGAGAAGGAGTTTAA